A genomic stretch from Terriglobia bacterium includes:
- a CDS encoding sigma-70 family RNA polymerase sigma factor, which yields MLSDAAGALRIAGDEKLKTREDSATRSSDLVVRAQAGETYAFEQLMICYQRQVLCTAARMLHRYEDAKDASQEVFVKLYRYLPRINPGAVQTWLYRVTITVCRDLAKKSRRVTETSLEEYDAGNEPGFPTGDQVETGVDLRERKEMLRRALQSLPFKERAALVLRDVEELSTEETARVLGSSAVTVRTQISSARVKVRRYCERAMRRTG from the coding sequence ATGTTGTCCGATGCAGCAGGCGCTCTGCGGATTGCCGGAGATGAAAAACTGAAAACAAGGGAGGACTCTGCGACCCGGAGCAGCGATCTGGTAGTGCGTGCTCAGGCAGGGGAGACCTATGCTTTCGAACAACTAATGATCTGTTATCAAAGGCAAGTCCTGTGTACGGCGGCGCGCATGCTGCATCGATATGAGGATGCAAAGGATGCCTCCCAGGAAGTTTTCGTCAAGCTCTACCGGTACCTGCCCCGCATCAATCCCGGGGCCGTGCAGACTTGGCTCTATCGGGTGACGATCACCGTCTGCCGGGATCTAGCCAAAAAGAGCAGAAGAGTGACGGAGACTTCGCTGGAGGAGTATGACGCCGGGAATGAACCAGGTTTCCCCACTGGAGACCAGGTCGAGACGGGCGTGGACCTGAGGGAACGGAAGGAGATGTTGCGCCGCGCGCTGCAGTCGTTGCCGTTTAAGGAAAGAGCGGCTTTGGTGCTCCGAGATGTCGAGGAGCTGAGCACCGAGGAGACCGCGCGCGTATTGGGGAGTTCCGCGGTGACGGTCCGCACCCAGATTTCAAGCGCGCGCGTCAAGGTGCGGCGTTACTGCGAACGCGCTATGCGGAGAACAGGATGA
- a CDS encoding insulinase family protein — MSLHRKIQVLLLSMLITVFCIAAAEQQVAQSPAPAQAQTQAQANALSLTQQIPVDPRITIGRFPNGLRYYIRTNKLPEKRAELRLAVNAGSVLEDNDQLGLAHMVEHMCFNGTKNFAKQEIVNFMESIGMRFGPSLNAFTSFDETVYMLTIPTDKPEVMDKAFLILEDWAHNVSLDPAEIDKERGVIIEEWRLGRGAGARMNDKQFPILFSGARYADRLPIGKKETIETFKYDVLKRFYKDWYRPDLMAVVAVGDFDKAAVEGLIKQHFASIPAAKTPRLRPTYNVPDHPNTLYAIATDKEATMTSISVYNKLPLHEQGTVGVYRYKIVNRLAAGMLSRRLSDLTQKPDAPFVMGAAGWSNFVRTKEAAMLNAIPKEGGIDRALDALLTEANRVARFGFTATELDRQKRETLRTYERYLAETDRHESATLADELVRNFTQKETLPGPPLEYALHQRFLPEITLDEVNNAGKNWLSDRSRVIVVSAPEKAGVVVPDEAKLAAVVKGVGTKEISAYVDTVGNQVLLDKLPEPGKIVKTTPKEVFGITEWDLSNGVKVVLKPTNYKMDEIVFRATSPGGTSLASDEDFIPARTATQVMSITGLGNFNAIDLRKVLAGKIATVSPLISELEEGLIGSCSPKDLETMFQLIYLRFMAPRSDKEAFAAHLAQGRAVLANQQASPAYAFSEALQSTLTQNHPRARMLTVEMIDQMNLEKSLAFYKDRFADAGDFTFVFVGSFDLEMMRPFVERYLASLPALHRNETWKDVGIHTPKGVVEKVVRKGIEPQSRAAIVFSGPFQYNQNNRVAIRALGMVLDTKLREVLREDLSGTYGVSVAPSYTIIPRQEFSFTIQFGCNPQRTDELVKVVFQEIESLKQSGPSEKQVSDVREALLRDFETNSRQNSYLLSQIYLRYQVPQDLGEFFGLGEFYKTLNAKMIWDAARSYLTPDNYVKVTLFPETKSESYAIEKNRDDPPAIRQRPAA, encoded by the coding sequence ATGAGTCTCCACAGAAAGATCCAGGTGTTGCTGCTGTCGATGCTGATTACGGTCTTCTGCATCGCTGCGGCAGAGCAGCAGGTGGCTCAAAGCCCTGCGCCGGCTCAGGCTCAGACTCAGGCGCAGGCGAATGCCTTATCGCTTACCCAGCAGATACCCGTCGATCCACGGATCACCATCGGCAGGTTTCCCAACGGGCTCCGTTATTACATCCGGACCAACAAGCTGCCAGAAAAGCGGGCGGAGTTGCGCCTGGCGGTGAATGCGGGTTCTGTACTCGAAGACAACGACCAGCTCGGCCTGGCGCACATGGTTGAGCACATGTGCTTCAACGGCACGAAGAATTTTGCGAAGCAGGAGATCGTCAATTTCATGGAGTCGATCGGGATGCGTTTCGGTCCGAGCCTGAATGCCTTCACGAGCTTCGATGAAACGGTCTACATGCTCACGATTCCGACTGACAAGCCGGAAGTGATGGACAAGGCATTTCTGATTCTCGAGGACTGGGCGCACAACGTCTCTCTCGATCCAGCCGAGATCGACAAGGAGCGCGGAGTCATCATCGAAGAATGGCGGCTGGGACGGGGAGCCGGCGCAAGGATGAATGACAAGCAGTTCCCGATCCTGTTCAGTGGCGCGCGCTATGCCGATCGGCTGCCCATCGGCAAAAAGGAGACCATCGAGACGTTCAAATACGATGTGCTCAAGCGGTTTTATAAAGATTGGTACCGGCCGGACCTTATGGCCGTCGTCGCCGTGGGCGACTTCGACAAGGCTGCGGTAGAGGGCCTCATCAAGCAACATTTTGCATCGATTCCTGCGGCGAAGACCCCCAGGCTGCGGCCAACGTACAATGTCCCCGACCATCCCAATACACTCTACGCCATCGCCACGGACAAAGAAGCTACGATGACGTCGATCTCGGTCTACAACAAGCTGCCGCTTCATGAGCAGGGAACGGTCGGCGTCTACCGGTACAAGATCGTGAACCGGCTTGCAGCCGGAATGCTCAGCCGCCGCCTGTCCGACCTTACCCAGAAGCCGGACGCCCCGTTCGTCATGGGCGCCGCGGGCTGGTCGAACTTTGTCCGCACGAAGGAAGCTGCCATGCTGAACGCGATCCCGAAGGAGGGTGGTATCGACCGCGCTCTAGATGCGCTGTTGACGGAGGCGAACCGGGTCGCACGGTTCGGGTTTACCGCGACGGAGCTCGATCGCCAGAAGCGGGAAACATTGCGCACTTACGAACGGTATCTGGCCGAGACCGACAGGCACGAGTCGGCAACCCTGGCCGACGAGCTGGTCCGGAATTTCACACAGAAGGAGACATTGCCCGGTCCACCCCTCGAGTATGCGCTCCATCAGCGGTTCCTGCCCGAAATCACGCTCGATGAGGTAAACAACGCCGGGAAAAACTGGTTGAGCGACAGAAGCCGGGTAATTGTTGTCAGCGCTCCCGAGAAGGCCGGCGTCGTGGTGCCCGACGAGGCGAAGCTTGCGGCCGTGGTCAAGGGTGTCGGGACCAAGGAGATCAGCGCCTACGTCGATACGGTCGGCAACCAGGTGCTCCTCGACAAGCTGCCCGAACCGGGAAAGATCGTCAAGACCACCCCCAAGGAAGTGTTCGGCATCACAGAGTGGGACCTCTCCAACGGCGTAAAGGTCGTGCTCAAGCCGACGAACTACAAGATGGATGAGATCGTGTTCCGGGCGACCAGCCCGGGCGGGACCTCCCTCGCGAGCGATGAGGATTTCATACCGGCGAGAACCGCAACTCAGGTGATGTCCATCACCGGCCTGGGCAATTTCAACGCAATCGACCTCCGGAAGGTGCTTGCCGGAAAAATCGCGACGGTGAGCCCTTTGATATCCGAGCTCGAAGAAGGATTGATCGGCAGTTGCTCGCCGAAAGACCTGGAGACGATGTTTCAGCTCATCTACCTCCGGTTCATGGCGCCACGCTCAGACAAGGAAGCGTTTGCCGCCCACCTCGCGCAGGGGCGGGCCGTCCTGGCGAACCAGCAGGCGAGCCCTGCCTATGCCTTCAGCGAGGCGCTCCAGTCGACACTGACGCAGAACCATCCCCGGGCGCGCATGTTGACCGTGGAGATGATCGATCAGATGAATCTCGAGAAGTCGCTGGCGTTTTACAAGGATCGCTTCGCCGATGCCGGTGACTTCACCTTCGTTTTCGTCGGGAGTTTCGACCTGGAAATGATGAGACCGTTCGTCGAGCGCTATCTCGCCTCGCTGCCCGCGCTGCACCGGAACGAAACCTGGAAAGACGTGGGGATCCACACGCCGAAAGGCGTCGTTGAAAAGGTGGTCAGAAAGGGGATCGAGCCGCAGAGCCGGGCGGCGATCGTGTTCAGCGGGCCGTTCCAGTACAACCAGAACAACCGGGTTGCGATCCGGGCACTCGGCATGGTCCTGGATACAAAACTGCGCGAGGTGCTGCGAGAAGACCTGAGCGGGACCTACGGCGTCAGCGTAGCCCCGAGCTACACGATAATCCCACGCCAGGAGTTCTCATTCACGATCCAGTTCGGCTGCAATCCGCAGCGCACGGATGAACTGGTTAAAGTCGTCTTCCAGGAAATCGAGAGTCTGAAGCAAAGCGGTCCCAGCGAGAAACAGGTCAGCGACGTCAGGGAGGCGCTGCTTCGGGACTTCGAAACAAATTCCAGGCAGAACAGCTATCTGCTGAGCCAGATCTATCTCCGTTACCAGGTTCCCCAGGATCTCGGGGAGTTTTTCGGTCTGGGCGAGTTTTACAAGACCCTGAATGCAAAGATGATCTGGGATGCGGCCCGGTCGTACCTCACCCCGGACAATTACGTGAAGGTGACGCTGTTCCCGGAGACGAAGTCAGAGTCTTATGCCATCGAAAAGAACCGGGATGATCCCCCGGCCATCCGGCAACGGCCGGCTGCTTGA
- a CDS encoding MBL fold metallo-hydrolase: protein MRMAIFAGWSWLLLLLSVVSPLCALQGARPARPEAKGEPLQPDWCGQLPRPGYKALDRVSLADHWFEVYRIRPGVFAIYEPHQYEEVISYLIVGSQRALLFDTGMGMGDLRKIVTQLTRLPIIVLNSHTHFDHIGDNWQFQTILGVNISYTRHNAGGATHEQLRDAVIPERFCGDLPPGFKPEGYAIPPFKISSYVKEGEVLDLGDRKVEVLLTPGHAPDALCLLDRKNRLLFTGDTFYAGPIFLYIPDTDVTAYGRSIEKLAKLVPQLDLLLPSHNFPEAKPEMLTRLSDAFRQVQSGKAQFTLTGGRREYKFDGFSLLMAGTKK from the coding sequence ATGCGTATGGCGATCTTTGCTGGTTGGTCGTGGCTTCTGTTGTTACTGAGTGTGGTCTCTCCTCTTTGTGCACTACAGGGCGCCAGGCCGGCGCGACCGGAGGCCAAGGGAGAGCCACTGCAGCCGGACTGGTGCGGCCAACTGCCCCGCCCGGGATACAAGGCCCTCGATCGCGTCTCTCTTGCCGACCATTGGTTTGAGGTTTATCGTATTCGCCCCGGTGTTTTTGCCATCTATGAGCCTCACCAGTACGAAGAGGTGATTTCCTATTTGATTGTCGGCTCACAGCGTGCCCTGCTCTTCGACACCGGCATGGGCATGGGCGACTTGCGCAAGATCGTCACCCAGCTTACGCGCCTTCCGATCATCGTGCTGAACTCGCATACGCACTTTGACCACATCGGTGACAATTGGCAGTTTCAGACTATCCTGGGCGTAAACATTTCCTACACTCGCCACAATGCTGGAGGCGCCACCCATGAACAGCTGCGGGACGCGGTCATACCCGAGCGATTCTGTGGCGATCTGCCGCCAGGGTTCAAGCCGGAGGGTTATGCGATCCCTCCGTTTAAGATCTCAAGCTATGTCAAGGAAGGGGAGGTGCTCGACCTCGGCGATCGCAAGGTTGAAGTCCTGCTGACGCCTGGCCACGCCCCCGATGCTCTCTGCCTGCTGGACCGTAAAAACAGGCTTCTTTTCACCGGCGATACCTTCTATGCCGGTCCCATTTTTCTCTACATACCCGACACCGACGTAACGGCCTACGGCCGCTCCATAGAAAAGTTGGCAAAACTGGTTCCGCAATTGGATCTTCTACTGCCATCGCACAATTTCCCTGAAGCGAAGCCGGAGATGCTCACGCGGCTATCCGATGCCTTTCGTCAAGTGCAATCCGGGAAAGCACAGTTCACGCTCACCGGCGGTCGACGCGAATACAAGTTCGATGGTTTCTCGCTGCTGATGGCCGGCACCAAGAAATAG